A window of Apium graveolens cultivar Ventura chromosome 8, ASM990537v1, whole genome shotgun sequence contains these coding sequences:
- the LOC141678354 gene encoding ubiquitin-like modifier-activating enzyme atg7 isoform X2 has translation MAEQDKGPVLQFSPFQSAVDEGFWHRLSGLKLNHLGLDESPIPITGFYAPCSHSEVSNRLTLLGESLRPEPSAHSSNTPLSSGNRNRCSIPGTLYNTNTLESFKALDKQSLLKIEAKKIWEDIHSGRVEQESSLLSRFLLISFADLKQWKFYYRFAFPALKLDPPATIASLEPASQYFSPEEAESLTAACNEWRNSSTTADVPFFLVSIDSNSHASIRHLKDWEVCKSDGHKCLFGFYDPCHFPNNPGWPLRNLLAFICSRWNLQKIRFFCYREHRGFADLGLSLVGEALIAVSQEWKHYKHIPDAVGWEIYEGNQGKKVFRCITLANSMDPTKLSVTAAELNLKLMRWRALPSLDLNMLAATKCLLLGAGTLGCQVARMLMAWGVRKITLLDSGKVSMSNPLRQSLYTLEDCLNGGEYKALAAVKSLKQIFPAVEADGIVMAIPMPGHPVPSQDEHDVLEDCRRLQDLIDSHDAVFLLTDTRESRWLPTLLCSNANKITITAALGFDSFLVMRHGAGPLSDYRGESVSALSAELGNSSPADIDKRRRLGCYFCSDVVAPIDSTSNRTLDQQCTVTRPGLAPIASALAVELLVGILHHPHRIFAKAEFSNSMDSGSIEQPLGILPHQIRGSLSQFSQMILVGHSSSSCTACCCTVVTELCNRKMDFVLQAINHPTYLEDLTGLTELKKAANSFDLDWDDDTDDECVEI, from the exons ATGGCTGAACAAGATAAAGGGCCTGTTCTTCAATTTTCACCGTTTCAAAGTGCTGTAGATGAAGGCTTTTGGCACAGGTTGTCTGGTTTGAAGCTTAATCACTTAGGACTTGACGAATCCCCAATTCCAATAACAG GTTTTTATGCACCGTGCTCACATTCAGAAGTTTCAAATCGTTTAACTCTTCTTGGTGAATCTTTGCGGCCTGAACCAAGTGCCCATTCATCAAATACACCTTTAAGCTCTGGGAACAGGAATAGATGCTCTATCCCGGGCACTCTTTACAATACGAATACGTTGGAAAGCTTTAAAGCACTTGATAAGCAAAGCTTACTGAAGATTGAAGCTAAGAAG ATATGGGAAGATATACATTCTGGAAGAGTAGAGCAGGAAAGTTCTTTACTTTCCAGGTTCCTTCTTATATCATTCGCAGACCTTAAACAATGGAAGTTCTACTACCGGTTTGCTTTCCCTGCTCTAAAGCTTGATCCACCTGCAACAATAGCTAGTTTGGAGCCTGCCTCCCAATATTTTAGCCCAGAGGAG GCTGAATCCCTGACAGCAGCTTGCAACGAGTGGCGGAATTCAAGCACAACTGCAG ATGTGCCATTCTTTTTGGTGTCTATTGATTCAAATTCACATGCTTCCATTAGACATCTGAAAGACTGGGAAGTTTGCAAAAGTGACGGTCATAAG TGCCTTTTTGGCTTTTACGATCCTTGTCATTTTCCAAATAATCCTGGGTGGCCTCTACGGAACCTACTTGCATTTATATGCTCAAGATGGAATCTTCAAAAAATTCGCTTTTTCTGCTATCGTGAACATCGTGGTTTTGCTGATTTGGGGTTGTCCCTCGTCGGTGAGGCCTTAATAGCAGTTTCACAAG AATGGAAACATTACAAACATATTCCTGATGCTGTTGGATGGGAGATCTATGAAGGAAACCAAGGAAAGAAGGTTTTTCGGTGTATTACTCTTGCTAATTCCATGGATCCTACCAA GTTATCAGTAACAGCTGCAGAATTAAACTTAAAGCTAATGAGATGGCGTGCTTTGCCATCATTGGACCTAAATATGCTGGCTGCTACCAAGTGTCTTCTTCTAGGTGCAGGTACCCTTGGATGCCAGGTGGCTCGCATGCTTATG GCTTGGGGTGTCCGTAAAATTACACTACTTGACAGTGGCAAAGTATCAATGTCGAATCCATTGCGGCAGTCCCTTTACACATTGGAGGACTGCCTTAATGGTGGTGAATACAAGGCCCTGGCTGCAGTTAAAAGTCTTAAACAGATATTTCCCGCGGTG GAAGCTGATGGAATTGTGATGGCTATACCAATGCCTGGACATCCGGTTCCCAGCCAAGATGAGCATGATGTACTCGAGGATTGCAGACGATTACAGGATTTGATTGATTCTCATGATGCAGTTTTCCTTTTGACTGATACAAGGGAAAGTCGCTGGCTACCAACCCTTCTATGTTCCAATGCCAACAAG ATTACTATTACAGCTGCTTTAGGTTTTGATAGTTTTCTAGTTATGCGTCATGGTGCTGGTCCCCTCAGTGATTACAGAGGTGAATCCGTGAGTGCTTTATCTGCTGAATTGGGAAATTCTTCTCCTGCAGACATAGATAAAAGGAGGAGATTAGGTTGTTACTTCTGCAGTGATGTCGTCGCGCCGATTGAT TCAACTTCCAACCGCACTTTAGATCAGCAGTGCACAGTTACACGTCCAGGACTTGCTCCTATAGCATCTGCCCTTGCTGTTGAACTTCTAGTTGGAATTTTACATCATCCGCATAg GATATTTGCCAAAGCTGAATTTTCCAATTCTATGGATAGTGGATCAATAGAGCAACCTCTTGGAATTTTACCCCATCAGATCAGAGGTTCACTCTCTCAGTTTTCTCAGATGATACTTGTCGGCCATTCGTCAAGTAGTTGTACTGCTTGCTGTTGCACG GTGGTAACTGAATTATGTAACCGAAAGATGGATTTTGTTCTTCAAGCCATAAATCACCCTACCTACTTGGAGGACCTCACTGGCCTGACAGAGCTTAAGAAGGCTGCAAATTCTTTTGATTTGGATTGGGATGACGATACAGATGATGAATGTGTTGAAATCTAA
- the LOC141678354 gene encoding ubiquitin-like modifier-activating enzyme atg7 isoform X1, with the protein MAEQDKGPVLQFSPFQSAVDEGFWHRLSGLKLNHLGLDESPIPITGFYAPCSHSEVSNRLTLLGESLRPEPSAHSSNTPLSSGNRNRCSIPGTLYNTNTLESFKALDKQSLLKIEAKKIWEDIHSGRVEQESSLLSRFLLISFADLKQWKFYYRFAFPALKLDPPATIASLEPASQYFSPEEAESLTAACNEWRNSSTTADVPFFLVSIDSNSHASIRHLKDWEVCKSDGHKQCLFGFYDPCHFPNNPGWPLRNLLAFICSRWNLQKIRFFCYREHRGFADLGLSLVGEALIAVSQEWKHYKHIPDAVGWEIYEGNQGKKVFRCITLANSMDPTKLSVTAAELNLKLMRWRALPSLDLNMLAATKCLLLGAGTLGCQVARMLMAWGVRKITLLDSGKVSMSNPLRQSLYTLEDCLNGGEYKALAAVKSLKQIFPAVEADGIVMAIPMPGHPVPSQDEHDVLEDCRRLQDLIDSHDAVFLLTDTRESRWLPTLLCSNANKITITAALGFDSFLVMRHGAGPLSDYRGESVSALSAELGNSSPADIDKRRRLGCYFCSDVVAPIDSTSNRTLDQQCTVTRPGLAPIASALAVELLVGILHHPHRIFAKAEFSNSMDSGSIEQPLGILPHQIRGSLSQFSQMILVGHSSSSCTACCCTVVTELCNRKMDFVLQAINHPTYLEDLTGLTELKKAANSFDLDWDDDTDDECVEI; encoded by the exons ATGGCTGAACAAGATAAAGGGCCTGTTCTTCAATTTTCACCGTTTCAAAGTGCTGTAGATGAAGGCTTTTGGCACAGGTTGTCTGGTTTGAAGCTTAATCACTTAGGACTTGACGAATCCCCAATTCCAATAACAG GTTTTTATGCACCGTGCTCACATTCAGAAGTTTCAAATCGTTTAACTCTTCTTGGTGAATCTTTGCGGCCTGAACCAAGTGCCCATTCATCAAATACACCTTTAAGCTCTGGGAACAGGAATAGATGCTCTATCCCGGGCACTCTTTACAATACGAATACGTTGGAAAGCTTTAAAGCACTTGATAAGCAAAGCTTACTGAAGATTGAAGCTAAGAAG ATATGGGAAGATATACATTCTGGAAGAGTAGAGCAGGAAAGTTCTTTACTTTCCAGGTTCCTTCTTATATCATTCGCAGACCTTAAACAATGGAAGTTCTACTACCGGTTTGCTTTCCCTGCTCTAAAGCTTGATCCACCTGCAACAATAGCTAGTTTGGAGCCTGCCTCCCAATATTTTAGCCCAGAGGAG GCTGAATCCCTGACAGCAGCTTGCAACGAGTGGCGGAATTCAAGCACAACTGCAG ATGTGCCATTCTTTTTGGTGTCTATTGATTCAAATTCACATGCTTCCATTAGACATCTGAAAGACTGGGAAGTTTGCAAAAGTGACGGTCATAAG CAGTGCCTTTTTGGCTTTTACGATCCTTGTCATTTTCCAAATAATCCTGGGTGGCCTCTACGGAACCTACTTGCATTTATATGCTCAAGATGGAATCTTCAAAAAATTCGCTTTTTCTGCTATCGTGAACATCGTGGTTTTGCTGATTTGGGGTTGTCCCTCGTCGGTGAGGCCTTAATAGCAGTTTCACAAG AATGGAAACATTACAAACATATTCCTGATGCTGTTGGATGGGAGATCTATGAAGGAAACCAAGGAAAGAAGGTTTTTCGGTGTATTACTCTTGCTAATTCCATGGATCCTACCAA GTTATCAGTAACAGCTGCAGAATTAAACTTAAAGCTAATGAGATGGCGTGCTTTGCCATCATTGGACCTAAATATGCTGGCTGCTACCAAGTGTCTTCTTCTAGGTGCAGGTACCCTTGGATGCCAGGTGGCTCGCATGCTTATG GCTTGGGGTGTCCGTAAAATTACACTACTTGACAGTGGCAAAGTATCAATGTCGAATCCATTGCGGCAGTCCCTTTACACATTGGAGGACTGCCTTAATGGTGGTGAATACAAGGCCCTGGCTGCAGTTAAAAGTCTTAAACAGATATTTCCCGCGGTG GAAGCTGATGGAATTGTGATGGCTATACCAATGCCTGGACATCCGGTTCCCAGCCAAGATGAGCATGATGTACTCGAGGATTGCAGACGATTACAGGATTTGATTGATTCTCATGATGCAGTTTTCCTTTTGACTGATACAAGGGAAAGTCGCTGGCTACCAACCCTTCTATGTTCCAATGCCAACAAG ATTACTATTACAGCTGCTTTAGGTTTTGATAGTTTTCTAGTTATGCGTCATGGTGCTGGTCCCCTCAGTGATTACAGAGGTGAATCCGTGAGTGCTTTATCTGCTGAATTGGGAAATTCTTCTCCTGCAGACATAGATAAAAGGAGGAGATTAGGTTGTTACTTCTGCAGTGATGTCGTCGCGCCGATTGAT TCAACTTCCAACCGCACTTTAGATCAGCAGTGCACAGTTACACGTCCAGGACTTGCTCCTATAGCATCTGCCCTTGCTGTTGAACTTCTAGTTGGAATTTTACATCATCCGCATAg GATATTTGCCAAAGCTGAATTTTCCAATTCTATGGATAGTGGATCAATAGAGCAACCTCTTGGAATTTTACCCCATCAGATCAGAGGTTCACTCTCTCAGTTTTCTCAGATGATACTTGTCGGCCATTCGTCAAGTAGTTGTACTGCTTGCTGTTGCACG GTGGTAACTGAATTATGTAACCGAAAGATGGATTTTGTTCTTCAAGCCATAAATCACCCTACCTACTTGGAGGACCTCACTGGCCTGACAGAGCTTAAGAAGGCTGCAAATTCTTTTGATTTGGATTGGGATGACGATACAGATGATGAATGTGTTGAAATCTAA